The Sylvia atricapilla isolate bSylAtr1 chromosome 10, bSylAtr1.pri, whole genome shotgun sequence genome contains a region encoding:
- the GMNC gene encoding geminin coiled-coil domain-containing protein 1: protein MAAVRAAPGRRCGHQRRWRAVLGAPVLRGLAGRHCPRSAHGAVPPGERGAGTGSGLGAASGAGGAWQGRRGCPGTALSTARPGRDSSGESAAPLGRFCRGEPGRHRLSWGPAGGRGRSPAERPFFGPFPPQSAGRPCPEPDFAGGSGCACAWSAPAGVSKETWAAVCAAEPPHSQGRREARPPGQFCSPQLGARDAAWQGDQLSSQLYRNKQLQDTLLQKEEELARLHEENNNLRQYLNSALVKCLEEKAKKLLSGHGQKTCAILKSSKRRLKEDHCFVPQETPHASKARRNLFNEFTACEGQTSPAVDSWVLQTLGLKDVNTIDEASANYSALSPDLRKDLYCLSPGGAVAYEHREGAAALFSCSHVPPASSSTHPCSEDSPVLPPFSPAPCISSPVPSVSSLPAYGLPYLTGGLSPNKTEVAFTTSLSPHCNVRTHSFHQGQAFVRRDDDGGWRFTWVPKEAE, encoded by the exons ATGGCCGCGGTgcgggcggccccgggccggcGCTGCGGGCACCAGAGGCGCTGGCGGG ctgtgctcGGAGCCCCAGTGCTGCGGGGGCTGGCGGGGCGGCACTGCCCGCGCTCGGCGCACGGCGCGGTGCCACCGGGAGAACGGGGAGCGGGCACCGGGTCAGGGCTGGGCGCTGCCTCGGGGGCCGGCGGCGCCTGGCaggggcggcggggctgccccgggacggcactgagcacagcacgGCCGGGACGGGACAGCAGCGGCGAGAGCGCTGCCCCGCTGGGGCGCTTCTGCCGGGGCGAGCCGGGCCGGCACCGCCTCTCCTGGGGGCCCGCCGGCGGCCGGGGACGGAGCCCCGCCGAGCGCCCATTCTTCGGCCCCTTCCCTCCGCAGAGCGCCGGCCGGCCGTGCCCGGAGCCGGACTTCGCCGGGGGCTCGGGCTGCGCCTGCGCCTGGTCCGCCCCCGCCGGTGTTTCCAAGGAGACCTGGGCCGCCGTCTGCGCCGCGGAGCCGCCGCACAGCCAGGGCCGGCGGGAGGCTCGGCCGCCGG GCCAGTTCTGCAGCCCGCAGCTCGGTGCACGGGACGCGGCGTGGCAGGGAGACCAGCTGTCCTCCCAGCTCTACAGAAACAAGCAG CTTCAAGATACTTTGCTTCAGAAGGAAGAGGAACTTGCTAGGttacatgaagaaaataataaccTCCGACAATACCTGAATTCTGCCCTGGTTAAGTGTTTAGAAGAAAAAGCCAAG aaactaCTATCTGGCCATGGGCAAAAAACTTGTGCTATCCTCAAAAGTTCCAAGAGGAGATTAAAAGAGGACCACTGCTTTGTTCCTCAAGAAACTCCTCATGCTTCCAAAGCTAGAAGGAACCTCTTCAACGAATTCACTGCCTGTGAAGGGCaaaccagccctgctgtggaCAGCTGGGTCTTGCAGACCTTAGGATTAAAAGACGTGAACACCATTGATGAAGCTTCAGCTAACTACAGTGCCCTGTCCCCAGACCTCAGAAAAGACTTGTACTGCCTGAGCCCTGGAGGAGCAGTAGCCTATGAGcacagagaaggagcagcagcattgttcagctgcagccatgtgcccccagccagcagcagcactcatCCGTGCAGCGAGGATTCTCCCGTCCTTCCCCCGTTTTCTCCAGCACCATGCATctcctcaccagtgccaagtgtttcctccctcccagcctaCGGGTTGCCTTATTTGACTGGTGGTTTGTCACCCAACAAGACAGAGGTGGCCTTCACAACATCCCTGAGTCCCCACTGCAACGTGAGGACACACAGCTTCCACCAGGGACAGGCCTTTGTGCGCAGGGACGACGACGGGGGATGGAGGTTCACCTGGGTGCCCAAAGAGGCTGAATGA